In Vespa crabro chromosome 7, iyVesCrab1.2, whole genome shotgun sequence, a single window of DNA contains:
- the LOC124425605 gene encoding coiled-coil domain-containing protein 142 isoform X1 produces MDTNYRANIAKWLPFPGVALENWLADSSVLNERMSKLAEHIALIIEDVAKAQACDFEIFEEIIDNLEDITKNYKSLFNGMTETTHPIYKYKVQHFSMILKRKHNVVAKFTRNLISEIVDSKTDEILRIIFKMINAYNKMLDLDHDILDTSVNVFCNDCPSSLEPLKKFSVTRILQILAKNRAEETCHELIDCLLANYESHTKEDVTSASNDVDLSENSSIEIYRALTRHLTPPIVSDASTFQQTQPSNLESIQALVNTQNEQVLRLLSIVQDISPQLLGSDALKIIDGEKRLKGSAIRKVKNYYQEVAWAALSGMLDHVVLWWSPEALASHHNHGAEHLKNWLRQFIQKNAVPPTVKPALQNLCDALGYHVTITSWDQLFRIAYTSAFKCQSRPSTTEGTDTGQMFSELFQLLVTLSNECEVGGEWVIGAPLMELPISEQIVVLHRLDHSVHTARLWVMQESKMIAHTWNLDVLFLMVKGDVVNCLEELSYLKLADHSSALSEDSVSVQVLVCVKMRAKIVSEVNANVQLLQDAPVKCIDILAKICRVISLANLHMCFPRSNYWRKSSDVAPAAASSYVETYFEKILLPVLEVIEDPDISNMILKIMCEAWLDYIYLHRIKFSEYGALQLLTDFAYVSTWVTACSIISQNVRNHLLKNEMLRRCEGVGRLLLRHPGEAIPMQKRLARRTNDSGSPESPGLERMPAEMYVPNQEQWLELRAPKRYNFCCTE; encoded by the exons ATGGATACTAATTACAGAGCGAATATCGCCAAGTGGCTACCCTTTCCTGGAGTTGCCCTCGAGAACTGGTTGGCAGACTCTTCCGTGTTAAACGAGAGGATGAGCAAACTCGCGGAACATATAGCCTTAATAATCGAGGATGTTGCGAAAGCACAAGCTTGTGATTTCGAG ATATTCGAGGAGATCATCGACAATCTCGAAGATAtaacgaaaaattataaatcattgttCAATGGAATGACGGAAACAACGCATCCGATTTACAAATACAAAGTACAACACTTTTCTatgatattgaaaagaaaacataatgtCGTTGCTAAATTCACTCGAAATCTCATAAGCGAGATCGTTGATTCCAAAACCGACGAGATATTACGTatcatctttaaaatgattaatgcATATAACAAGATGCTCGATTTGGATCATGATATTTTGGATACGTCCGTTAATGTCTTTTGCAATGATTGTCCATCTTCGTTAGAACCTTTGAAGAAATTTTCCGTAACTCGAATATTACAA ATATTGGCGAAAAATCGTGCCGAGGAAACGTGTCATGAATTAATCGATTGTCTATTAGCAAATTATGAATCACACACGAAAGAGGACGTTACATCAGCATCCAATGACGTTGACCTTTCCGAGAATTCTAGCATCGAGATTTATCG AGCTCTCACGAGACACTTGACGCCACCAATCGTTAGCGATGCCTCAACGTTTCAACAAACACAACCATCGAATCTCGAGAGTATTCAAGCACTTGTGAATACTCAGAATGAACAAGTTCTAAGGCTTCTTAGCATTGTCCAAGATATTTCACCACAGTTACTTGGTTCCGATGCTTTGAAGATTATTGATG GAGAAAAGAGACTAAAAGGTAGCGCGATaagaaaggtaaaaaattattatcaggaGGTAGCTTGGGCAGCTCTTTCGGGGATGTTAGATCACGTTGTTCTATGGTGGTCACCGGAAGCTCTGGCTTCTCATCATAATCATGGAGCGGAACACTTGAAAAACTGGTTGAGACAATTCATTCAAAAAAATGCGG TTCCGCCGACAGTTAAACCTGCTTTACAAAATTTATGCGATGCTCTCGGTTATCACGTTACTATCACATCTTGGGACCAATTATTTCGAATAGCGTATACATCTGCCTTCAAATGCCAATCGAGACCTTCTACTACTGAG GGCACGGACACGGGTCAAATGTTCAGCGAGCTTTTCCAATTACTGGTAACGCTGAGCAACGAGTGCGAGGTCGGAGGTGAATGGGTGATCGGCGCGCCGTTAATGGAATTGCCGATTTCAGAACAGATCGTCGTTCTTCACAGGCTCGATCACTCGGTCCACACTGCTAGGCTCTGGGTCATGCAGGAATCCAAGATGATTGCTCACACTTGGAACCTGGatgttttatttctaatgGTCAAGGGCGACGTGGTCAATTGTCTCGAGGAACTATCTTATCTCAAG CTCGCCGATCATTCGAGTGCACTTTCGGAGGATTCCGTTAGCGTACAAGTGCTCGTTTGCGTCAAGATGAGAGCTAAAATCGTTTCCGAGGTGAACGCCAACGTACAGTTGTTGCAG GATGCACCGGTAAAGTGCATAGACATACTCGCCAAGATCTGTCGCGTGATCAGCCTTGCGAATCTACACATGTGTTTTCCACGATCAAATTATTGGAGAAAGAGCAGCGACGTGGCACCTGCGGCTGCAAGTTCCTATGTTGAAACTTATTTCG AGAAGATTTTATTACCGGTTCTCGAGGTTATAGAGGATCCtgatatttcaaatatgatattgaaaataatgtgCGAAGCCTGGctcgattatatttatttgcatcGCATCAAATTCAG cgaaTACGGAGCTCTTCAATTACTCACCGACTTTGCCTATGTTTCCACGTGGGTAACAGCGTGCTCGATAATATCGCAGAATGTGAGAAATCATTTGTTGAAGAACGAAATGTTACGCCGTTGCGAGGGCGTCGGTCGACTTCTTCTTAGACATCCAGGAGAAGCGATTCCTATGCAGAAACGACTTG CTCGTAGGACAAATGATAGCGGATCACCGGAATCACCCGGTCTCGAGCGGATGCCAGCGGAAATGTATGTCCCGAATCAGGAACAATGGCTCGAACTTCGAGCACCGAAGCGATACAACTTTTGCTGTACGGAATAA
- the LOC124425605 gene encoding uncharacterized protein LOC124425605 isoform X2 — protein MDTNYRANIAKWLPFPGVALENWLADSSVLNERMSKLAEHIALIIEDVAKAQACDFEIFEEIIDNLEDITKNYKSLFNGMTETTHPIYKYKVQHFSMILKRKHNVVAKFTRNLISEIVDSKTDEILRIIFKMINAYNKMLDLDHDILDTSVNVFCNDCPSSLEPLKKFSVTRILQILAKNRAEETCHELIDCLLANYESHTKEDVTSASNDVDLSENSSIEIYRALTRHLTPPIVSDASTFQQTQPSNLESIQALVNTQNEQVLRLLSIVQDISPQLLGSDALKIIDGEKRLKGSAIRKVKNYYQEVAWAALSGMLDHVVLWWSPEALASHHNHGAEHLKNWLRQFIQKNAVPPTVKPALQNLCDALGYHVTITSWDQLFRIAYTSAFKCQSRPSTTEGTDTGQMFSELFQLLVTLSNECEVGGEWVIGAPLMELPISEQIVVLHRLDHSVHTARLWVMQESKMIAHTWNLDVLFLMVKGDVVNCLEELSYLKLADHSSALSEDSVSVQVLVCVKMRAKIVSEVNANVQLLQDAPVKCIDILAKICRVISLANLHMCFPRSNYWRKSSDVAPAAASSYVETYFGYRGS, from the exons ATGGATACTAATTACAGAGCGAATATCGCCAAGTGGCTACCCTTTCCTGGAGTTGCCCTCGAGAACTGGTTGGCAGACTCTTCCGTGTTAAACGAGAGGATGAGCAAACTCGCGGAACATATAGCCTTAATAATCGAGGATGTTGCGAAAGCACAAGCTTGTGATTTCGAG ATATTCGAGGAGATCATCGACAATCTCGAAGATAtaacgaaaaattataaatcattgttCAATGGAATGACGGAAACAACGCATCCGATTTACAAATACAAAGTACAACACTTTTCTatgatattgaaaagaaaacataatgtCGTTGCTAAATTCACTCGAAATCTCATAAGCGAGATCGTTGATTCCAAAACCGACGAGATATTACGTatcatctttaaaatgattaatgcATATAACAAGATGCTCGATTTGGATCATGATATTTTGGATACGTCCGTTAATGTCTTTTGCAATGATTGTCCATCTTCGTTAGAACCTTTGAAGAAATTTTCCGTAACTCGAATATTACAA ATATTGGCGAAAAATCGTGCCGAGGAAACGTGTCATGAATTAATCGATTGTCTATTAGCAAATTATGAATCACACACGAAAGAGGACGTTACATCAGCATCCAATGACGTTGACCTTTCCGAGAATTCTAGCATCGAGATTTATCG AGCTCTCACGAGACACTTGACGCCACCAATCGTTAGCGATGCCTCAACGTTTCAACAAACACAACCATCGAATCTCGAGAGTATTCAAGCACTTGTGAATACTCAGAATGAACAAGTTCTAAGGCTTCTTAGCATTGTCCAAGATATTTCACCACAGTTACTTGGTTCCGATGCTTTGAAGATTATTGATG GAGAAAAGAGACTAAAAGGTAGCGCGATaagaaaggtaaaaaattattatcaggaGGTAGCTTGGGCAGCTCTTTCGGGGATGTTAGATCACGTTGTTCTATGGTGGTCACCGGAAGCTCTGGCTTCTCATCATAATCATGGAGCGGAACACTTGAAAAACTGGTTGAGACAATTCATTCAAAAAAATGCGG TTCCGCCGACAGTTAAACCTGCTTTACAAAATTTATGCGATGCTCTCGGTTATCACGTTACTATCACATCTTGGGACCAATTATTTCGAATAGCGTATACATCTGCCTTCAAATGCCAATCGAGACCTTCTACTACTGAG GGCACGGACACGGGTCAAATGTTCAGCGAGCTTTTCCAATTACTGGTAACGCTGAGCAACGAGTGCGAGGTCGGAGGTGAATGGGTGATCGGCGCGCCGTTAATGGAATTGCCGATTTCAGAACAGATCGTCGTTCTTCACAGGCTCGATCACTCGGTCCACACTGCTAGGCTCTGGGTCATGCAGGAATCCAAGATGATTGCTCACACTTGGAACCTGGatgttttatttctaatgGTCAAGGGCGACGTGGTCAATTGTCTCGAGGAACTATCTTATCTCAAG CTCGCCGATCATTCGAGTGCACTTTCGGAGGATTCCGTTAGCGTACAAGTGCTCGTTTGCGTCAAGATGAGAGCTAAAATCGTTTCCGAGGTGAACGCCAACGTACAGTTGTTGCAG GATGCACCGGTAAAGTGCATAGACATACTCGCCAAGATCTGTCGCGTGATCAGCCTTGCGAATCTACACATGTGTTTTCCACGATCAAATTATTGGAGAAAGAGCAGCGACGTGGCACCTGCGGCTGCAAGTTCCTATGTTGAAACTTATTTCG GTTATAGAGGATCCtga
- the LOC124425605 gene encoding uncharacterized protein LOC124425605 isoform X3, producing MDTNYRANIAKWLPFPGVALENWLADSSVLNERMSKLAEHIALIIEDVAKAQACDFEIFEEIIDNLEDITKNYKSLFNGMTETTHPIYKYKVQHFSMILKRKHNVVAKFTRNLISEIVDSKTDEILRIIFKMINAYNKMLDLDHDILDTSVNVFCNDCPSSLEPLKKFSVTRILQILAKNRAEETCHELIDCLLANYESHTKEDVTSASNDVDLSENSSIEIYRALTRHLTPPIVSDASTFQQTQPSNLESIQALVNTQNEQVLRLLSIVQDISPQLLGSDALKIIDGEKRLKGSAIRKVKNYYQEVAWAALSGMLDHVVLWWSPEALASHHNHGAEHLKNWLRQFIQKNAVPPTVKPALQNLCDALGYHVTITSWDQLFRIAYTSAFKCQSRPSTTEGTDTGQMFSELFQLLVTLSNECEVGGEWVIGAPLMELPISEQIVVLHRLDHSVHTARLWVMQESKMIAHTWNLDVLFLMVKGDVVNCLEELSYLKLADHSSALSEDSVSVQVLVCVKMRAKIVSEVNANVQLLQDAPVKCIDILAKICRVISLANLHMCFPRSNYWRKSSDVAPAAASSYVETYFERLF from the exons ATGGATACTAATTACAGAGCGAATATCGCCAAGTGGCTACCCTTTCCTGGAGTTGCCCTCGAGAACTGGTTGGCAGACTCTTCCGTGTTAAACGAGAGGATGAGCAAACTCGCGGAACATATAGCCTTAATAATCGAGGATGTTGCGAAAGCACAAGCTTGTGATTTCGAG ATATTCGAGGAGATCATCGACAATCTCGAAGATAtaacgaaaaattataaatcattgttCAATGGAATGACGGAAACAACGCATCCGATTTACAAATACAAAGTACAACACTTTTCTatgatattgaaaagaaaacataatgtCGTTGCTAAATTCACTCGAAATCTCATAAGCGAGATCGTTGATTCCAAAACCGACGAGATATTACGTatcatctttaaaatgattaatgcATATAACAAGATGCTCGATTTGGATCATGATATTTTGGATACGTCCGTTAATGTCTTTTGCAATGATTGTCCATCTTCGTTAGAACCTTTGAAGAAATTTTCCGTAACTCGAATATTACAA ATATTGGCGAAAAATCGTGCCGAGGAAACGTGTCATGAATTAATCGATTGTCTATTAGCAAATTATGAATCACACACGAAAGAGGACGTTACATCAGCATCCAATGACGTTGACCTTTCCGAGAATTCTAGCATCGAGATTTATCG AGCTCTCACGAGACACTTGACGCCACCAATCGTTAGCGATGCCTCAACGTTTCAACAAACACAACCATCGAATCTCGAGAGTATTCAAGCACTTGTGAATACTCAGAATGAACAAGTTCTAAGGCTTCTTAGCATTGTCCAAGATATTTCACCACAGTTACTTGGTTCCGATGCTTTGAAGATTATTGATG GAGAAAAGAGACTAAAAGGTAGCGCGATaagaaaggtaaaaaattattatcaggaGGTAGCTTGGGCAGCTCTTTCGGGGATGTTAGATCACGTTGTTCTATGGTGGTCACCGGAAGCTCTGGCTTCTCATCATAATCATGGAGCGGAACACTTGAAAAACTGGTTGAGACAATTCATTCAAAAAAATGCGG TTCCGCCGACAGTTAAACCTGCTTTACAAAATTTATGCGATGCTCTCGGTTATCACGTTACTATCACATCTTGGGACCAATTATTTCGAATAGCGTATACATCTGCCTTCAAATGCCAATCGAGACCTTCTACTACTGAG GGCACGGACACGGGTCAAATGTTCAGCGAGCTTTTCCAATTACTGGTAACGCTGAGCAACGAGTGCGAGGTCGGAGGTGAATGGGTGATCGGCGCGCCGTTAATGGAATTGCCGATTTCAGAACAGATCGTCGTTCTTCACAGGCTCGATCACTCGGTCCACACTGCTAGGCTCTGGGTCATGCAGGAATCCAAGATGATTGCTCACACTTGGAACCTGGatgttttatttctaatgGTCAAGGGCGACGTGGTCAATTGTCTCGAGGAACTATCTTATCTCAAG CTCGCCGATCATTCGAGTGCACTTTCGGAGGATTCCGTTAGCGTACAAGTGCTCGTTTGCGTCAAGATGAGAGCTAAAATCGTTTCCGAGGTGAACGCCAACGTACAGTTGTTGCAG GATGCACCGGTAAAGTGCATAGACATACTCGCCAAGATCTGTCGCGTGATCAGCCTTGCGAATCTACACATGTGTTTTCCACGATCAAATTATTGGAGAAAGAGCAGCGACGTGGCACCTGCGGCTGCAAGTTCCTATGTTGAAACTTATTTCG AACGTTTGTTTTAG